One window of Quercus robur chromosome 12, dhQueRobu3.1, whole genome shotgun sequence genomic DNA carries:
- the LOC126710079 gene encoding glutamyl-tRNA reductase 1, chloroplastic-like produces the protein MAVSTSFAGAKLEAMFLKSSSSSSSSRASLSSQVPQISGKPIRNRKTLIRRGAVRCEVAASDVSLQTDKLSALELLKTSAADRYTKERSSIVVIGLSVHTTPVEMREKLAIPEAEWPRAIGELCSLNHIEEAAVLSTCNRMEIYVVALSQHRGVKEVTEWMSKTSGIPVSELCEHRFLLYNKDATQHIFEVSAGLDSLVLGEGQILAQVKQVVKVGQGVVGFGRNISGLFKHAITVGKRVRTETNIAAGAVSVSSAAVELALMKLPESSNATAKMLVIGAGKMGKLVIKHLAAKGCTKMVVVNRTEERVAAIREELKGVEIIYKPLTEMLTCAAESDVVFTSTASETPLFLKEHVKDLPPVSSEVGGLRLFVDISVPRNVGSCVTDIETVQVYNVDDLKEVVAANKEDRLQKAMEAQAIIAEESKQFEAWRDSLETVPTIKKLRAYAERIRVAELEKCLSKMGDDISKKTKRAVEDLSKGIVNRLLHGPMQHLRCDGSDSRTLSETLENMHALNRMFSLETEISVLEQKLRAKVEKQK, from the exons ATGGCAGTCTCGACGAGCTTTGCTGGTGCGAAATTGGAGGCTATGTTCCTCAAATCTTCGTCTTCCTCATCCTCGTCGAGAGCCTCGCTTTCTTCTCAGGTGCCTCAGATTTCGGGGAAGCCAATTCGGAACAGGAAAACCCTAATTCGGAGAGGTGCTGTGAGGTGCGAGGTTGCTGCCTCCGATGTTTCGCTTCAGACCGATAAGCTCTCCGCTCTTGAACTGCTCAAAACTTCTGCTGCTGACA GATATACAAAAGAAAGGAGTAGCATTGTGGTCATTGGGCTTAGTGTTCACACTACCCCTGTTGAAATGCGTGAAAAACTTGCCATTCCAGAAGCAGAATGGCCTCGAGCTATTGGGGAGCTGTGCAGTTTAAATCAtattgaagaagctgctgttcTTAGCACCTGCAATAGAATGGAAATATATGTTGTAGCTCTTTCTCAGCATCGTGGTGTCAAAGAAGTGACTGAATGGATGTCAAAG ACAAGCGGAATCCCTGTTTCAGAACTTTGTGAGCATCGCTTTTTGCTTTACAATAAAGATGCTACACAGCATATTTTTGAAGTATCTGCTGGTCTCGACTCTCTTGTCCTTGGAGAAGGTCAAATTCTTGCACAGGTTAAACAAGTTGTCAAAGTTGGGCAAGGAGTTGTGGGCTTTGGGAGGAACATTAGTGGGCTGTTCAAGCATGCAATCACTGTGGGAAAGCGTGTTAGGACTGAGACTAACATTGCTGCTGGAGCAGTTTCTGTTAGCTCTGCTGCCGTCGAGCTGGCCTTAATGAAGCTGCCTGAATCCTCAAATGCTACTGCTAAAATGTTGGTAATTGGAGCAGGCAAGATGGGGAAACTTGTGATCAAACACTTGGCTGCAAAAGGTTGCACAAAGATGGTGGTTGTAAATAGAACTGAGGAGAGAGTTGCAGCCATCCGTGAAGAGTTGAAAGGTGTTGAGATAATCTATAAACCCCTCACAGAAATGCTAACATGTGCTGCTGAATCAGATGTCGTGTTCACCAGCACAGCATCGGAAACCCCACTATTTTTGAAAGAGCATGTTAAGGACCTTCCCCCTGTTAGTTCCGAAGTTGGGGGTTTGAGGCTCTTTGTTGATATCTCTGTACCCCGGAATGTGGGCTCATGTGTCACAGATATTGAAACTGTGCAAGTTTACAATGTTGATGACCTTAAGGAGGTAGTGGCTGCTAATAAAGAGGATCGCCTTCAGAAAGCAATGGAAGCACAAGCAATTATTGCTGAAGAATCAAAACAATTTGAAGCATGGAGGGATTCATTGGAGACTGTTCCTACCATTAAGAAATTGAGGGCTTATGCGGAAAGAATCAGAGTTGCGGAGCTAGAAAAATGCTTGTCAAAGATGGGTGATGATAtttcaaagaaaacaaagagagcTGTGGAGGATCTTAGCAAGGGTATAGTGAACAGGCTCCTTCATGGTCCAATGCAGCATCTGAGATGTGATGGGAGTGACAGCCGGACCCTGAGTGAGACCCTTGAAAATATGCATGCTCTTAATAGAATGTTCAGCCTCGAGACGGAGATATCTGTGTTAGAACAGAAACTTCGAGCCAAGGTGGAAAAGCAGAAGTAA
- the LOC126708612 gene encoding E3 ubiquitin-protein ligase WAV3, giving the protein MGTGWRRAFCTTIPRDSGSSSLSDKQQRSPSSSPSPRSCTRLGFFSGSSNPSTPRLQSQPVSSPSLRCRTTSEAAQAQIVNESPRLQCNTSTPKTSKSPRTLLASTQTSPRSPLKLSLFKNSFKFRSSCGICLNSVKTGQGTAIYTAECSHAFHFPCIAAHVRKHGKLVCPVCNANWKEVPLLAIHKNLGSQFPDQNDVVAAVDSDYKHTNTKIEEKAIIESSPRFLNPKQEIQQHQQQPKPSDLRSYNDDEPLLSPTTGSRIIPIPEADENVEEDEETDDVEEFQGFFVNPNSSSSIKYSDDPRDSSKNMVRVRLLPESAVVATCKTHESYVVALRIKAPPPPARNTAASALLDPTHRAPIDLVTVLDVSGSMTGAKLYMLKRAMRLVISSLGSADRLSIVAFSAVSKRLLPLKRMTIQGQRAARRIVDRLVCGQGTSVGDALRKATKVLEDRRERNPVASIMLLSDGQDDRANTIKANQRQGSSHVSATRFSHIEIPVHSFGFGENGGYSHEPAEDAFAKCVGGLLSVVAQDLRVQLGFPPSTAEISAIYSCNGRPTVHGSGSVRLGELYAEEERELLVEVKVPTSAIGSHHVMSVRCLYKDPATQEVVYGKEQALQVPRPHTVRSSAPKIERLRNLFVTTRAIAESRRLMEHNELSSAHHLLASARALLVQSSSSSSSSSAEEYVRGLEAELADLHWRRQNQLEQQQQQQQVMMIQRRRGHERDVMGGGGLVDENGEPLTPTSAWRAAEKLAKVAIMKKSMNRVSDLHGFENARF; this is encoded by the exons ATGGGTACTGGTTGGAGAAGAGCCTTTTGCACTACAATCCCTCGAGACTCAGGTTCTTCTTCACTCTCTGACAAGCAACAGAGAAGCCCTAGTTCCAGTCCAAGCCCAAGAAGCTGTACCAGGTTGGGATTTTTCTCTGGTAGTAGCAACCCTTCCACACCTCGTTTGCAGTCTCAGCCAGTGTCAAGCCCAAGCCTTCGTTGCCGCACCACATCAGAGGCAGCTCAAGCACAAATTGTCAATGAAAGTCCGAGACTTCAATGCAATACCAGCACTCCCAAGACCTCCAAGAGCCCAAGAACACTACTTGCCTCAACCCAAACTTCTCCTCGTTCTCCTCTCAAGTTGTCCCTCTTCAAGAACAGTTTCAAATTCAGA AGTAGCTGTGGAATTTGTTTGAATAGCGTGAAGACAGGTCAGGGCACGGCGATTTACACAGCGGAATGTAGTCACGCATTTCATTTTCCTTGCATAGCCGCACACGTACGCAAACATGGCAAACTGGTTTGCCCAGTTTGCAACGCTAACTGGAAAGAAGTACCTTTGCTCGCTATACACAAGAATCTCGGCTCGCAATTTCCCGACCAAAACGACGTCGTCGCTGCTGTGGACAGTGACTACAAGCACACTAACACCAAGATTGAAGAAAAAGCAATCATAGAATCATCTCCTAGATTCCTCAATCCGAAGCAAGAGATACAGCAACACCAACAGCAACCAAAGCCGTCCGATTTGAGATCCTACAATGACGATGAGCCTCTTCTTTCTCCCACAACTGGTTCAAGGATTATTCCAATCCCAGAGGCAGACGAGAATGttgaagaagacgaagaaaCCGACGACGTTGAAGAGTTTCAAGGCTTCTTCGTCAATCcaaactcttcttcttcaatcaaATACTCAGATGATCCCAGGGATTCTTCGAAGAACATGGTTCGGGTTAGATTATTACCCGAATCAGCAGTAGTAGCAACATGTAAGACCCACGAGAGCTACGTGGTGGCCCTGAGGATTAAAGCTCCGCCACCTCCGGCGCGCAACACGGCGGCTTCCGCTCTCTTAGACCCCACACACCGTGCTCCGATTGATTTGGTGACGGTGCTTGATGTGAGTGGAAGCATGACTGGTGCCAAGCTGTACATGCTTAAGCGCGCTATGCGTTTAGTCATTTCCTCACTCGGCTCAGCCGATCGGCTCTCTATTGTGGCATTCTCTGCCGTTTCCAAAAgattattgcctctcaaaagaATGACAATCCAAGGTCAGCGCGCGGCTCGGCGCATCGTTGACCGGCTCGTGTGTGGTCAAGGCACTAGTGTAGGTGATGCCTTGAGAAAAGCTACAAAGGTGTTGGAAGATAGGAGGGAGAGAAACCCAGTTGCGAGTATCATGCTCTTATCGGACGGTCAAGATGATCGAGCCAATACAATCAAAGCTAATCAACGGCAGGGTTCAAGCCACGTGTCAGCTACTCGTTTTTCTCACATTGAGATCCCTGTTCATTCTTTTGGGTTTGGTGAAAACGGTGGCTACAGCCACGAGCCAGCTGAGGATGCGTTTGCCAAATGCGTCGGTGGGTTACTGAGTGTGGTGGCTCAGGATTTGAGGGTTCAGCTTGGGTTTCCTCCATCAACGGCTGAGATTTCGGCTATTTATTCATGCAACGGACGGCCCACAGTGCACGGCTCTGGCTCGGTGCGGCTCGGTGAGTTGTACGCCGAGGAAGAGAGGGAATTGCTCGTGGAGGTTAAGGTTCCCACGTCGGCAATTGGGTCCCACCACGTGATGTCTGTTCGATGCCTTTACAAGGATCCTGCCACTCAAGAAGTTGTGTATGGGAAGGAACAAGCACTCCAAGTACCTCGTCCTCACACCGTTCGATCCTCGGCTCCTAAGATCGAACGGTTGAGGAACTTGTTCGTGACCACTCGAGCCATAGCCGAATCGAGGCGGTTAATGGAACACAACGAGCTGTCTAGTGCTCACCACTTGCTCGCTTCGGCTCGAGCTTTGTTAGTGCAGTCGAGTTCGAGTTCGAGTTCGAGTTCAGCTGAGGAATACGTTCGGGGATTGGAAGCTGAGCTGGCGGATTTGCATTGGAGGAGACAGAATCAGCtggagcagcagcagcagcaacagcaagTGATGATGATCCAACGGAGGAGAGGGCACGAGAGGGATGTGATGGGTGGTGGTGGATTGGTTGATGAGAATGGTGAGCCGCTTACACCGACATCGGCTTGGAGAGCGGCTGAGAAATTGGCTAAGGTAGCTATTATGAAGAAGTCGATGAATCGAGTCAGTGATTTGCACGGCTTTGAAAATGCTAGATTTTAA